DNA sequence from the Acidobacteriota bacterium genome:
TCGGTTGCCGCGGCGAGGGCTTCCCGGGCGGCTCGGGCTGGCGCTTCGCCCAGCCACGGGTTGCTGTCCAGGGCTTCCTTGCGGATCGTTTCCAGGGCGTCGAGCATGTGCTGGTGGCTCGCGTCGACCGTTGCGCTCGGGGTGGGGGATTGCTGGGCGGCGGTGGCTGGCGCGAGGAGGAGGGTGGCGACGAGCCACCACCGGTCCAGGTGCCGCCAGAGTGGGCTAGACATGGAGCTTGCGACAGGTTTGACGGCGCTAGCGACCGCCTCCGGGGGCACGGAGCGGTTGCCGTGCCTGGTAGAGGCGGAGACGGTCGAGGCGCTGTGGCGAGTTGCCGCCGCCGGCGTCCCGTTCGCGGTCCAGCGCCCGCTGTTGCCAGGAGACGGCCTCTGCGAAACGGCCGGCCTCGGCCATTGCCATCGCCATCGTTTCCAGGTGGTCGATCGCCGGTTGCTCGTCGACGACGGAGCGGGCGAGCTCCACCGCTCGCTCCCCGTCACGGACGGCGGCGTCGGGGCTGGTGGCGAGGAGTCGGGCGAGCAGGTGTCTCACCGCAAGGTCGCCGGGGAAGCGCTCGAGCGCGGCCTCCAGCGCCTCGCGTGCGGCGGCGAACTGTCCGGTCCCGAATCGCGTCAGACCGAGGTTGAAGTGAACCCGCAGGTCGTCCGGGGTCAGTGCGGCGAGGGCCTCCAGGTGGTCGGCGGCTCGGTCGGCTTCGCCCGCCTCGAGCAGCATGGCCGCCAGCAACCGGTGCGCTTCGATCGCTCCAGGGTCGAGCCGGACGATCTCCTCGAGTTCGGCACGGGCGCCGGAGGCGTTGCCGACGTCGGCCCGGGCCTGGGCGCGCATCATGCGCCACCGCAGGTTCTCCGGGTCGATGTCGGCGGCCTGCTCCAGGTGCCGTGCGCCCTCTTCGGTCCGCCCGGTCCGCCCCAGCAGGAGGGCGAGATTGAAGTGCGCCGCTCCGTGTGAAGGGTTCGCTTCGATCGCCCGTCGCAAGTGGTCTTCGGCAGCCGGCTGGTCGCCGGTCTCGATCAGGGAGCGGGCGAGGTTGAAGTGGGTGTCCGCGTCGGCGCTGCGCTCTGCGAGGAGCTCCCGGTACAGGGCGATCGCCTCGTTGTGCCGGCCGGAACGGGCGGCGCGCACCGCGCGGTCGAACCGGGCCTCGGTCTTGAGGCCGTAGATCTGGAGCCGGTCGCGGAGGGGATCGACGATCGCGATCGGGACCTGGCGGTTGCGCGCCAGCTCGGCTCGGGCCCGGGTCGTGTTGCCGCCCGCCCGCAAGGCCATTCCGAGGTGGTGATGGACGACGCTTCCTTCCGGCTGCGAGGCCAGCACCTCCTCGAAGGCCGCGATCGCCTGCCCGATCTCGCCCCGGTCCATCGCCACCCGACCGAGTCCGAACCGCGCCGCGGCGCTTTCGGGCCGAACCTCGAGCGCCCGTGCGTAGACCGCCGCAGCGGCATCGGGATCGCCGGCGTCGAGGTGGAGGTCGCCAGCGCGGATCAGCGTCGCCGTGTCGTCGGGGCGCAGTTCGAGGGCGGCTCGTGCCGTGAGCCGGGCGCGCTCCAGGTTGCCGGTCGCATCGTGGAGCAGCAACTCGTAGTAGGTCCACTGGAAGTCGTTCGGCGCCAGCAGGCGGAGCTGCGCCAGGCACACGGCGGCGGTGCCGTGCAGCTCGTGGTGGAGATACTGCAGGCAGAGATGACCGAAGGAGTTGGCCGCGAGCTGGGCTTGTTCGTCTGTCGCCGCTGCCTCCAGAGCGGCGCCGAGCGCTGCGCGACCGGCGGCTATCTGCTCCCGGATTTCGGCGTCGAGGTGGTCGAGCGAGGGCTCCGGCACGGCGTCGAGCGAGAGGAGGGCTCGCACCTTGCGCGCGTTCTCGCTCAGCGGCGGCTCCTGGGCGGCCGGAACCGCGCCGCCGGCCAGAGACACGCCGGCGATCGAGGCAGCTGCCAGCGCCCGGCGAACGTGCGGCCGGCTCAAGGTTGCTTGGCCGGGGCGGCGGCGCCCCGCCTCAGGACGTTGTAGCGGCCGGCTTCGACTTCCACGTCCTCCACCGCGCCGTCGGGCCAGCGAACCTGAACGAGCCGCCCGGCTTTCTCTTCAACCGGCAGGTCGGCATCCGGCAGCGGCAGCAGCAGCCGCGGATCCCGGGCCGCGACGTAACTGCCGTCGGTGCGGACCCTCCGCCAGCCGCCTCCTTCGGCGAGCCGGGCGCGGGCCCCGTAGACGTCGGCGAGTTCCCGCCCGTCGCCGCCGGCAGCCTCGACGAGTCTCAGGCCCACCCAGTCGCGTCCCGGCCGGCGCTGGTTCAGGAGCACGCGGGCGGGTCCGGCGTTGTTGGAGATGACGAGGTCCGGATCGCCGTCGTTGTCCAGGTCGCCGACCGCCAGGCCGCGGCTGACGTCGACGTGGGCCGGCCGCTCTCGGCCTTCGGCCGGCACCGTTTCGAAGCGGCCGCCGCCGAGGCCGCGGAAAAGCTGGTTCTCCATCCGCAGCGGGTGCGGGTCGCCGGCTTCGACCTGGCCCTCGATCCGCCGGACCGCCCCGTTGACGACGTAGAGGTCGAGCACGCCGTCGCCGTCCACGTCGAGGCTGGCGGCGCCGAAGCCGGTCATCGGCCAGCTCGCATCGACCAGGCCGGCCTCGCGCGACCGGTCGTCGAAGAGCCCGTCGCCGTCATTCAGGTAGAGCGTGTTGTGCTCGCGAACCAGGTGGGAGAGGAAGATGTCGGGGGCGCCGTTGCCGTCGAAGTCGGAGACGGCGACGCCCATGCTGGCCTGCGGGCGTCCGTCTCGGTCGAATGCGGCGCCCGCGAACACGGCGTCCTCGATGAACGTGCCGTCGCCCTGGTTGAGCCAGAGGTGGTTCGCCATCTGGTCGTTGGCGACGTAGAGGTCGACGAGCCCGTCGCCGTTGAAGTCGTCAGCGACCGCGCCCAGGGCCGTGCCGGCTTCCACCGGGTCGGCGCCCAGACCGGAACGGAGCGTGGCGTCGACGAAGGTGCCGTCGCCCAGGTTGCGGAGCAGCCGGTCGGCCTCGGCCGGATGGCTGAGGGGGCCGCAGTAGTCCGGTTTGCCGCCGGTCAGGAAGCAGCGCTTGCGGTTCGCCCGATGGAAGCGGTGGTAGTTGCCGACGTACAGGTCGAGCCAGCCGTCGGCGTCATAGTCGAAGAAGACGGCCGGGACGCTGAACCGGCGGTCGTCGACTCGCGCGGTGGCCGTTCGGTCCTCGAAGCCGCGGCCTTCGAGGTTGCGGAGGAGCTGGTTCGAGCCCAGGTTCGTCAGATACAGGTCGACCCACCCGTCGCGGTCGTAGTCGCCGGTGGCGATTCCGATGTTGTATCCCGGCGCGTGGAGGCCGATGTCGGCCGTGACGTCGGTGAAGCGGAGTTGCCCGGTCTCGGTGAGACCGTTCCGGAACAGGCGGTCGGTCGGTTCGACCGCTGGTGGCTGGAACACCGGCTCGCGAGCCTCGTCGCCGTCGAAGGACCTGCCCTGACCGAGATAGACGTCGAGGTCGCCGTCGTTGTCGTAGTCGAGGAGGGCGACCCCGGCGCCCACCACCTCGGCGGTGTAGAGCTGTCCGGTCATGCCGTTGTA
Encoded proteins:
- a CDS encoding tetratricopeptide repeat protein is translated as MSRPHVRRALAAASIAGVSLAGGAVPAAQEPPLSENARKVRALLSLDAVPEPSLDHLDAEIREQIAAGRAALGAALEAAATDEQAQLAANSFGHLCLQYLHHELHGTAAVCLAQLRLLAPNDFQWTYYELLLHDATGNLERARLTARAALELRPDDTATLIRAGDLHLDAGDPDAAAAVYARALEVRPESAAARFGLGRVAMDRGEIGQAIAAFEEVLASQPEGSVVHHHLGMALRAGGNTTRARAELARNRQVPIAIVDPLRDRLQIYGLKTEARFDRAVRAARSGRHNEAIALYRELLAERSADADTHFNLARSLIETGDQPAAEDHLRRAIEANPSHGAAHFNLALLLGRTGRTEEGARHLEQAADIDPENLRWRMMRAQARADVGNASGARAELEEIVRLDPGAIEAHRLLAAMLLEAGEADRAADHLEALAALTPDDLRVHFNLGLTRFGTGQFAAAREALEAALERFPGDLAVRHLLARLLATSPDAAVRDGERAVELARSVVDEQPAIDHLETMAMAMAEAGRFAEAVSWQQRALDRERDAGGGNSPQRLDRLRLYQARQPLRAPGGGR
- a CDS encoding VCBS repeat-containing protein: MLVALALAATFAAAPGNPGDASPAFVEVAAEVGIDFVHYNGMTGQLYTAEVVGAGVALLDYDNDGDLDVYLGQGRSFDGDEAREPVFQPPAVEPTDRLFRNGLTETGQLRFTDVTADIGLHAPGYNIGIATGDYDRDGWVDLYLTNLGSNQLLRNLEGRGFEDRTATARVDDRRFSVPAVFFDYDADGWLDLYVGNYHRFHRANRKRCFLTGGKPDYCGPLSHPAEADRLLRNLGDGTFVDATLRSGLGADPVEAGTALGAVADDFNGDGLVDLYVANDQMANHLWLNQGDGTFIEDAVFAGAAFDRDGRPQASMGVAVSDFDGNGAPDIFLSHLVREHNTLYLNDGDGLFDDRSREAGLVDASWPMTGFGAASLDVDGDGVLDLYVVNGAVRRIEGQVEAGDPHPLRMENQLFRGLGGGRFETVPAEGRERPAHVDVSRGLAVGDLDNDGDPDLVISNNAGPARVLLNQRRPGRDWVGLRLVEAAGGDGRELADVYGARARLAEGGGWRRVRTDGSYVAARDPRLLLPLPDADLPVEEKAGRLVQVRWPDGAVEDVEVEAGRYNVLRRGAAAPAKQP